CCCACGTGGAAAATTAAGTCCCCCACAGACCCAGCCACTtataaccccccccccccccccaactgGAACACATCATCCCCAGAAACTTAGAAATCCCTTGCTTTCATCCAACACTATCACTATCTTCAAGCTCTCTttccctcttcctctctcttctcttcatCACCATGGACAACATTGGTGATGAGTACAAGCATTACTGGGAAACCAACATGTTCCTCCAAACTGAAGACCTCGACAGGTATCCCACAAAacctagaaaaagaaagatccTTAAACAAGAATCATGCATCGTTTTTAAGCTTTGGTTTTCCCGGCAAGGGTTTCGTTTTCTGACACCAATTTTTCTGGTCATGGCAGTTGGGGATTGGGGGACCAGGCGTTTTCAGGCTACTATGATTCCAGCTCGCCTGATGGAGCAGCTTCGTCGACGGCCTCTAAGAACATTGTTTCAGAGAGGAACAGGAGGAAGAACCTCAATGAGAGGCTCTTTGCTCTTAGGGCAGTGGTACCCAACATTAGCAAGGTGatctaattaattaagtaaACCATGTGTTTACTTAGTTTAATGGTTGCTGGTGATTATTTTGTATATACTAACAAAAGGGTGGTTAGTGCTAATAAATCTACACCGCTCGTTTTAATTGTTTAAGGAAAAGATGGAGTGTTTGATGATATTTAGGGGTttgcttctttgtttttttaattgatttgGCCATGAATTGTTGGGTCTGGACAGATGGATAAGGCTTCTATAATCAAAGACGCCATTGACTACATCCAAGAGCTTCATGATCAAGAAAGGAGAATTCAAGCAGAGATCATGGATTTGGAATCtggaaaatcaaagaaaaatgtCATGTGTAGTTCTGATTTCGAACAAGAGCTTCCGGTCTTGTTGAgatcaaagaagaagaaaatcgaGCAGCTGTATGACTCTGGAGGATCAAGAACTTCCTCCATTGAAGTCCTTGAAGTAAGTCAATCAACCCATCTCAGTCTTCAATGATTAATTTTTTGTAGACGGTGTAATAATAGGTGATAATACAACAATATGTTGAAAACAATAACCTATCATTCATCGTTAAATAATGAATATGGGGTCTATTTGGTGCTTACAGCTTAGGGTTACGTACATGGGGGATAAGACAGTGGTGGTGAGCCTGACATGTAGTAAGAGAACAGACACAATGGTGAAACTGTGCGAGGTCTTTGAATCTCTGAAGCTCAAAATCATTACAGCGAATGCCACTGCCTTTGCTGGGAGGGTACTGAAGACTGTCTTCATTGAGGTAACTTTTGCTTATACTTTGTTAGTACCAATTGGATTATAGGACTATATGAGCAAGGGATTTTTATCCTTAAATGAAATGTTGGGTTCCTGGGAAGCACCCGAAAACGTGCAGAAATGATTGATTTTACCTATATAGGCAGCAAGCCAAACTTGCGTATTTGAAACATGTTGCATGTGATTGTTTTGATCCAACATGTTACATGTGATATCACCTATATGGTGCCCCATGCCATGGTATTTGTTATTGTTTGTGAATATGTGATAGTGATTGagatgaggttatatagctgtgtaaatcaaaaagaaaagtaatTAGTAGGAGTTTGAGTTTTGGTTTAGGCTACCACTCTTAGGTTTTGATAGCCTTTAAtttcaaatcaatggctgGGTAGTGATAAAAGGCAAGTTCTGGAAAGTGATATAGGTTTGGGCCCAATCAAAATTGGACTATATCTATTTTTAGACAAATAATTTGTTCGATCATTATAATATTTGTGCGGTTGACAGAAAAAGCTTAATCATACTTTTTCCTTGTTGTCTGAACGATTCTTGATGGAGAAATCCGCGAAGACATAAAAGACATCAGCGTACGTAATATAATGAAGGGTAAAGTAATAAGTAAAGAAGAGTGGTGCTATTCACAgacaaataaaacaaaattgttttgttttatagATGAGCCAACGATATGAAATAAATTCTGACATAAATCTATTTCATTACAAAATAAAGCTTGGAGTACTTAATTTGATTAATAAAAGCTAGGGTGCACTCAGTCTTGTTTGATTATGCAGATAAATATTGACGGGCATGATTAAGCACAATAGTTATATATAATCTGTCTAAAACTATAATAGAGGAGATCAAATTAGATAGAGTTTAGGGTCCACTAGCACAATATAGAACACTTTTTTTAAAGTGTCATTATCTCCATTATGTGAGACAACTATATCTAGGGCAATCAAAATTGGTGCAATCCAGAGTGTCCGAATAAAACCAATCGATGAACAGAAGTGagagataaaaaagaaaaacgacCCCATTTTGATTTCCACCTTAACATGTCTTTCCTTTTCCCTCCGAAAGAATTAGTATCTAACACTTGCTGCTGGCTTGCTGCTACCTCTCAGGCTCTCATCTCAGCCTTTCAATCGTGTTCACTTTAtacatttcttcttctccttgttaTGCTCTTTCTGCATTATTCTCAATCGATTTCGTCCACCCTTCTTAGATAGTTAGATTCATACAAATAATTAAAACATGAAGACTATACATAAGACAAATAGAAATCTATTATTCGCTCCAGCAAGTTTAACTTCTTGCCCCGACGTCATAGATAAATGTTCTTCATGatgttgatgttgttgttgaaacTGTAAAACTGTGAGTGATGTCACCCCCACCACAGATGTACACACTGGAACGAAATTGGACTGTACTGTGTAGTGTAGATGTGATATTTAATTAGGTCAATGCTTTCACAAGAAACACATTTcccatatgcttaaaagcttattTCGATGAACATCCTAGCCACAAAACAAACCTTGGGTAGTTGTAAGGAACAAAATATCAAAATCATGGTCACCTTTTCGGGTGCATGCATGTTCGGTTTTTCGTTATCCTCACTTTGTTTCGTTTTTTGTTATTATCTTCTGGCCCGCGATAACATTACTCGCACAATTTTAAcgttctctttttctttttcttttttggtcgAAGAATTTTCATGTTCTCAAATTTGTTCTCTTCAGTCGTGGTTTCAAATATCTCCTTCTTCCTTGTTTTCATTCGTATGTACAACTTCTTAAAATGGCTGTATTGCCAAAATGTTAAATTTGCTAGGTGGCAAGTATAATCAAACACGCTCTGCCTGTTATAGTATTTAGCGCTTTGCATATGCTGCAtggtttaatttttcttttaattttgacAAACCATGCCAGATTGCCAGAACCTATGGTTCTATCGATCAAACCATCAGAATCAAATTACAGTTATGCAAGACAAAATATTGGATAAGATATTTCCATATATATTAACGAACATTAAGTGACTTGCTAAGATGTAATTATGTAAAGACAAGATCAGTATCCTTACAGGAGCATAATCATCAGATAATCTGAATAGTCAATTATTGATTTGGAAACGATCAATAAGAAAATAAGGGTTTAAGTTGTGGCTGTTCGTTAAGGTTAATTTATATATGGTCCAATATATCACATCActtttggttttggatgtACTTTGCAGGCAGACGAAGAAGACAAGGATCATTTGAAGGTTAAAATTGAAACAGCTATTGCAGCTCTGAATGACCCGCAAAGCCCCATGAGCATATAATGAGAGAACTTCTTGAAGTCGATTTCATAATTTGTTGGGTTTCTCCTTGGTAAATGTTTTCTTGAAGAGCCTTtgctttgttttttgttatgaGAAAATCGACATACTTTTGTTCATGACTAATGTTAAAGCCTTAAAGGGTTCTCATAAAAAAGTTGCATTTGAGTTATGTAATTatgaaaaaaagtcacaaataatttgtaaattataaaaaaaaaagtcaatctTTTACATCTCTTAAACTTTTACCCTCAAAGttaattatatttaaaaatttggCACTAGTTTAATCCGCTACAGTTTCGCACAGACACCATATGTCTCTTCCTAATTCATCAATGTTAGAACTCCGACTTCAGACTCGGGCCATTGAACAGAAGCTTGCCTTTCCCTACTAAGCCTCCATCAATCTCAATGACTCTT
This is a stretch of genomic DNA from Argentina anserina chromosome 4, drPotAnse1.1, whole genome shotgun sequence. It encodes these proteins:
- the LOC126790099 gene encoding transcription factor bHLH35-like translates to MDNIGDEYKHYWETNMFLQTEDLDSWGLGDQAFSGYYDSSSPDGAASSTASKNIVSERNRRKNLNERLFALRAVVPNISKMDKASIIKDAIDYIQELHDQERRIQAEIMDLESGKSKKNVMCSSDFEQELPVLLRSKKKKIEQLYDSGGSRTSSIEVLELRVTYMGDKTVVVSLTCSKRTDTMVKLCEVFESLKLKIITANATAFAGRVLKTVFIEADEEDKDHLKVKIETAIAALNDPQSPMSI